One genomic region from Drosophila busckii strain San Diego stock center, stock number 13000-0081.31 chromosome 3R, ASM1175060v1, whole genome shotgun sequence encodes:
- the LOC108603477 gene encoding neurexin-1 isoform X6: MTAHIILSCVNKMDNVDKLLSQSMPCQLAGPIERSAKLNDNANATGNAHLSSCTSAISSNLLYNKARRRRRTKTAAADEESTAHASQRSPLIVEHRRSYRVLIVTALLVSLVASFITISAGFQLDGSQNSFYTFRKWYTGLNGTLELEFKTEQPNGLVLYTDDGGTYDFFELKLVEGALRLRYNLGGGAQIITVGRELHDGHWHKVQVIRNDEQTSLIVDGVSQQRSTKGKEFQFGKFASNSDVYVGGMPNWYSSKLALLALPSVIFEPRFRGAIRNLVYADQPGGVTRRQEMKQPRDIKCGDAPCDHGEMPARERGLRGVRGNTTDACERNDPCQHGGICISTDSGPICECRNLEYDGQYCEKEKAPSEATFRGTQFLSYDLGQTGAEPIVSAQDAISFYFRTRQPNGLLFYTGHGTDYLNLALRDGGVSLTMGLANGKQEMHIKPSKVRFDDHQWHKVTVHRRIQEISSITSFCRLVTVVDDVYTDHSHIAGKFTMLSSSRVYVGGAVNPRALLGARVHNNFVGCLRKVEFSADTLNLNLIDLAKSGSKLIQVAGNVEYQCPSGDPQDPVTFTTRESHLVLPPWETGKQSSVSFKFRTKEPNGIIILATGSKQPRAKNPALIAIELLNGHIYIHLDLGSGASKVRASRRRVDDGDWHDLILRRNGRDAKVSVDGVWNDFRTPGDGTVLELDGHMYIGGVGPAYNSIAWPAAIWTATLRQGFVGCLRDLVLSGKAIDIAAFARVQDSASVKPSCHVQGNVCTGNPCLNGGSCLEGWNRPICDCSATLYGGPICGRELATLAFNGSQHMTIWLANGQGTKTQTEELVLRFKTSRPAGLLLLTSAESNSPDRLEIALVAGRIRASVRLSDREKNLLAGQSVLNDNNWHTIRFSRRASNLRLQVDGAPPVRGMLSETILGRHSTMEIRSIHLGGLFHAEEEIQMTSTMPNFVGQMQGLIFNGQRYLDIVKSLGPELSALPSATFKLTARFVNSPPGQPYHAATFRSKHSYVGLAMLKAYTSVSIDFRFKTVEPNGLLVFNGGRRNDFVAVELVNGHIHYTFDLGDGPVTMRDKSRIHMNDNRWHQVSIRRPGPKTHTLTVDDSFEIISLTGNNMHLELAGILYIGGVFKDMYSKLPGSISSRSGFEGCLASLDLGDTSPSLTNDAVVPSSLVVTGCEGPTKCSQNACANRGICVQQWNAYACECDMTSYTGPTCYDESIAYEFGNNKGMVQYTFPESAQVDTENDNIALGFITTKPDAVLLRIESATTQDYMELEIVEGNIFMVYNIGSVDLPLGEIGTKVNDNAYHVVRFSRKGGNATLQLDDYNVQALNPQSHHSTVFNTMSNIQVGGKFSRNGRTRIERPFAGVIAGLSVNKLRILDLAVERDPHITIRGDVQLTPASGYPGAIDDLIFSGAGSGCRGDDEDECTPPFESGSGDDLITPVYVPPTKQTTTAGQQGSNASVDRSSSNNSNSSNNNGTERACDDEDCVHGSGDYGETTEQFTSTSTAKGAESNNELVTGSTTGRSELTTEQQQHSSSSSSSSSSLGSSSTSNYMTTMSSAAGSSSTYSSSSSSPTSIVVSTQRSSSSTSTTTTSSTTTTTTTSTTTPTPEIRTTATERDVYIAIGGGIGSDDRDHERMQLPEEHLPPMPPPLPPQPDPPPYGPYGSNTYNSNMNNYRPKGKGRVNTIEEERTAMIIGIVAGILIAVILVILLVLWLKSNGDRGYKTESEKAAAYGSHNPNAALLGNTSTNGSYHQQRQHHQAAGQHHPQQQQQQQQQQQHHNNGVGGGMMSSGSGSLGYGSDGRPQMAGLVQPKAKKRDSKDVKEWYV; this comes from the exons ATGACAGCGCATATCATACTATCGTGCGTTAATAAAATGGACAACGTTGACAAGCTGCTGTCCCAATCAATGCCATGCCAGTTGGCCGGGCCCATTGAGCGGTCCGCGAAGCTCAACGATAACGCCAACGCCACTGGCAATGCCCATCTCAGCTCCTGTACCAGCGCCATTTCCTCCAACTTGCTGTACAACAAGGCGCGTCGACGTCGAAGAActaaaactgctgctgctgatgaggaAAGCACAGCACATGCGTCGCAACGAAGTCCACTTATAGTGGAGCATCGGCGCTCGTATCGCGTGCTCATAGTCACGGCTCTGTTGGTCAGTCTGGTAGCCAGCTTTATAACGATTAGCGCTGGCTTCCAGCTGGATGGATCGCAGAACTCCTTCTATACCTTTCGCAAATGGTACACTGGCCTAAATGGCacgctggagctggagtttAAGACAGAGCAGCCAAATGGTCTCGTGCTCTATACCGACGATGGCGGCACCTATGACTTCTTTGAGCTCAAGCTGGTAGAGGGTGCGTTGCGCTTGCGCTATAATCTAGGCGGAGGTGCGCAGATAATTACCGTGGGAAGGGAACTGCACGATGGGCACTGGCACAAGGTGCAAGTGATACGTAATGATGAGCAGACCTCGCTGATTGTCGACGGCGTCTCCCAGCAGCGCTCTACCAAAGGCAAAGAGTTCCAGTTCGGCAAGTTTGCCAGCAACTCGGATGTCTACGTGGGTGGCATGCCCAACTGGTACAGCAGCAAGCTGGCGCTACTCGCTCTGCCCAGCGTCATCTTTGAGCCACGCTTTCGTGGCGCCATACGCAATCTTGTCTATGCGGATCAGCCCGGCGGAGTGACCAGACGGCAGGAGATGAAACAGCCACGTGACATAAAGTGCGGCGATGCGCCCTGCGATCACGGCGAGATGCCTGCTCGTGAAAGGGGCTTGCGG GGCGTTCGTGGGAATACAACGGATGCATGCGAGCGCAACGATCCCTGCCAGCACGGCGGCATATGCATATCCACGGATTCCGGTCCAATTTGCGAGTGTCGTAATCTCGAGTACGATGGCCAGTATTGTGAGAAGGAGAAGGCGCCATCTGAAGCAACGTTCCGTGGTACACAGTTCCTCTCGTACGATTTGGGCCAGACGGGTGCAGAGCCCATTGTTAGTGCCCAGGATGCTATATCCTTTTACTTTCGCACGCGTCAGCCCAACGGGCTGCTCTTCTACACTGGACATGGTACGGATTATCTTAACTTGGCGCTGCGCGATGGCGGTGTCTCGTTGACTATGGGTCTGGCGAATGGCAAGCAGGAGATGCATATTAAGCCCTCCAAGGTGCGCTTTGATGATCATCAATGGCACAAGGTGACGGTGCATCGGCGCATACAAGAGATCTCCTCCATCACCAGCTTCTGTCGG CTGGTTACTGTGGTGGATGATGTGTACACGGATCATTCTCACATTGCGGGAAAGTTCACTATGCTATCCTCTTCGCGCGTATATGTGGGTGGCGCCGTAAATCCTCGAGCGCTGCTTGGCGCACGTGTTCACAACAATTTTGTGGGCTGTTTACGCAAAGTAGAGTTCTCGGCAGATACGCTCAATCTGAATCTCATTGATTTGGCCAAAAGCGGTTCCAAGCTCATACAAGTGGCTGGCAATGTGGAGTATCAGTGCCCCAGCGGCGACCCCCAAGATCCGGTTACTTTCACGACGCGTGAATCTCACTTG GTGCTGCCTCCTTGGGAGACTGGCAAGCAAAGCTCTGTAAGCTTCAAGTTTCGCACTAAGGAACCCAATGGAATTATCATCCTAGCCACAGGCTCCAAGCAACCGCGTGCTAAAAAT CCCGCTTTGATTGCCATTGAGCTGCTTAATGGTCACATCTATATACATCTGGACTTGGGCTCAGGAGCTTCTAAGGTGCGCGCTTCCCGGCGACGCGTGGATGATGGCGACTGGCATGATCTTATACTGCGGCGCAATGGACGCGATGCCAAGGTGAGTGTCGATGGTGTCTGGAATGATTTTCGAACGCCTGGCGATGGGACTGTGCTCGAACTGGACGGTCATATGTACATAGGGGGCGTGGGGCCCGCCTACAACAGTATTGCCTGGCCGGCGGCCATTTGGACAGCAACATTGCGTCAGGGATTCGTGGGCTGTTTGCGTGACCTCGTACTCAGCGGCAAGGCAATCGATATAGCAGCCTTTGCACGCGTGCAGGACTCGG CCTCGGTGAAGCCCTCATGCCATGTGCAGGGCAACGTATGCACCGGCAATCCTTGCCTCAACGGCGGCAGCTGCCTGGAGGGCTGGAATCGACCCATTTGCGACTGCTCGGCCACACTCTATGGCGGACCCATTTGTGGACGTGAACTGGCCACGTTGGCCTTCAATGGCAGCCAGCACATGACTATTTGGCTGGCCAATGGACAAGGCACCAAGACACAAACCGAGGAGCTGGTGCTGCGCTTCAAGACCTCACGTCCCGCCGGACTGCTACTGCTTACAAGCGCCGAATCGAATTCACCGGATCGCCTAGAAATAGCTTTGGTTGCGGGACGCATACGGGCCAGTGTGCGGCTCAGCGATCGGGAGAAG AATCTGCTCGCTGGGCAATCAGTGTTGAACGATAATAACTGGCATACCATACGCTTCTCACGCAGAGCTTCAAATCTGCGCCTACAAGTTGACGGGGCTCCCCCCGTCAGGGgtatgttat CTGAGACAATACTTGGACGCCATAGCACTATGGAGATACGCTCCATACACTTGGGTGGTCTCTTCCACGCAGAGGAGGAAATACAAATGACATCCACCATGCCGAACTTTGTGGGACAAATGCAGGGACTCATATTCAATGGCCAGCG CTACTTGGACATAGTTAAGTCTTTGGGTCCTGAACTGTCAGCCTTGCCCAGTGCTACTTTTAAGCTAACAGCACGCTTTGTCAACTCCCCGCCAGGACAGCCATATCATGCAGCAACCTTCCGCTCCAAGCACTCCTATGTGGGCCTGGCCATGCTCAAAGCTTACACCAGCGTCTCCATAGATTTCAGATTCAAGACAGTGGAACCCAACGGACTGCTTGTATTCAATGGCGGGCGTCGCAACGATTTTGTAGCTGTGGAGTTGGTTAATGGGCACATACACTACACTTTTGATTTGGGCGATGGACCAGTCACCATGCGGGATAAGTCACGCATACATATGAACGACAATCGCTGGCATCAGGTTAGCATACGCAGGCCCGGACCCAAGACGCATACGCTGACGGTGGACGACTCCTTTGAGATTATATCGCTGACGGGCAACAATATGCATCTGGAGTTGGCGGGCATACTCTATATAGGTGGCGTCTTCAAGGACATGTACTCCAAGCTGCCGGGCTCAATATCCTCGCGTTCTGGCTTTGAAGGCTGTCTGGCCTCGCTTGATCTGGGCGATACGTCGCCTTCGCTTACCAACGATGCCGTTGTGCCCAGTTCGCTGGTGGTCACCGGCTGTGAGGGACCGACCAAGTGCAGTCAGAATGCTTGCGCCAATCGTGGCATCTGTGTGCAGCAGTGGAATGCCTATGCCTGTGAATGCGACATGACATCCTATACTGGTCCCACCTGCTATGATG AGTCCATTGCCTACGagtttggcaacaacaaggGCATGGTCCAGTACACATTCCCAGAGAGCGCTCAGGTGGATACGGAAAATGATAATATTGCCCTGGGCTTTATTACCACCAAACCGGATGCAGTGCTGCTGCGGATTGAGAGCGCCACCACTCAAGACTACATGGAGCTGGAGATAGTTGAGGGCAATATCTTTATGGTCTACAACATTGGCAGCGTGGATCTACCGCTGGGCGAAATCGGCACCAAGGTCAATGACAATGCCTATCATGTGGTGCGCTTCTCACGCAAAGGTGGTAACGCCACACTCCAACTGGATGACTATAATGTTCAGGCGCTTAATCCGCAAT CGCATCACTCGACCGTGTTTAACACCATGTCGAACATTCAAGTGGGCGGTAAATTTAGTCGCAACGGTCGCACTAGAATCGAACGTCCATTTGCCGGCGTCATTGCCGGTTTGTCGGTGAACAAATTGCGCATCTTGGACCTGGCCGTTGAGCGTGATCCTCATATCACCATACGTGGAGATGTTCAATTG ACGCCGGCAAGTGGCTATCCAGGTGCCATAGATGATTTGATATTCTCCGGTGCTGGTTCCGGTTGTCGCGGCGATGATGAGGACGAATGCACACCACCCTTCGAATCGGGCAGTGGCGATGATCTCATAACGCCTGTCTATGTGCCGCCCACCAAACAGACTACAACCGCCGGGCAGCAGGGCAGCAATGCGAGCGTtgatcgcagcagcagcaacaacagcaactcaagCAATAACAATGGAACTGAACGTGCCTGCGATGATGAGGACTGTGTGCATGGCTCTGGGGATTATGGCGAGACCACAGAGCAATTCACATCGACTAGCACGGCCAAGGGTGCAG AGTCCAATAATGAGCTGGTTACCGGCTCCACTACAGGACGCAGCGAACTCACcacggagcagcagcaacacagcagcagcagcagtagcagcagcagcagtttaggcagcagcagcaccagcaactaTATGACCACCATGTCCAGCgctgccggcagcagcagcacctacagcagcagcagcagcagtcccaCAAGCATCGTTGTGTCgacgcagcgcagcagcagcagcaccagcacaacaacaaccagcagcacaactacaaccaccaccaccagtaCTACAACGCCCACGCCCGAAATTCGCACTACGGCCACAGAGCGTGATGTTTACATCGCCATAGGTGGTGGGATTGGCTCGGATGATCGCGATCATGAGCGAATGCAGCTGCCGGAGGAGCACTTGCCACCTATGCCACCCCCGTTGCCGCCACAGCCAGATCCACCACCATATGGTCCATATGGCAGCAACacttacaacagcaacatgaatAATTATCGTCCCAAGGGCAAAGGACGCGTCAACACCATTGAGGAGGAGCGCACTGCCATGATCATTGGCATTGTGGCTGGCATACTTATAGCAGTTATACTGGTTATACTGCTGGTGTTGTGGCTCAAGTCGAACGGCGATCGCGGCTATAAAACAGAGAGCGAAAAGGCCGCCGCTTATGGCTCCCACAATCCCAATGCAGCGTTGCTGGGCAACACCAGCACCAATGGCTCCTATCATCAGCAGCGACAACACCATCAGGCAGCGGGACAGCATcatccacagcagcagcagcagcagcagcaacaacagcaacatcacaATAATGGCGTGGGGGGTGGCATGATGTCAAGCGGCAGCGGCTCCTTGGGCTATGGCAGCGATGGACGACCTCAGATGGCGGGTCTAGTGCAGCCAAAGGCCAAGAAACGCGACTCCAAGGATGTCAAGGAGTGGTATGTGTAA
- the LOC108603477 gene encoding neurexin-1 isoform X5 has product MTAHIILSCVNKMDNVDKLLSQSMPCQLAGPIERSAKLNDNANATGNAHLSSCTSAISSNLLYNKARRRRRTKTAAADEESTAHASQRSPLIVEHRRSYRVLIVTALLVSLVASFITISAGFQLDGSQNSFYTFRKWYTGLNGTLELEFKTEQPNGLVLYTDDGGTYDFFELKLVEGALRLRYNLGGGAQIITVGRELHDGHWHKVQVIRNDEQTSLIVDGVSQQRSTKGKEFQFGKFASNSDVYVGGMPNWYSSKLALLALPSVIFEPRFRGAIRNLVYADQPGGVTRRQEMKQPRDIKCGDAPCDHGEMPARERGLRGVRGNTTDACERNDPCQHGGICISTDSGPICECRNLEYDGQYCEKEKAPSEATFRGTQFLSYDLGQTGAEPIVSAQDAISFYFRTRQPNGLLFYTGHGTDYLNLALRDGGVSLTMGLANGKQEMHIKPSKVRFDDHQWHKVTVHRRIQEISSITSFCRLVTVVDDVYTDHSHIAGKFTMLSSSRVYVGGAVNPRALLGARVHNNFVGCLRKVEFSADTLNLNLIDLAKSGSKLIQVAGNVEYQCPSGDPQDPVTFTTRESHLVLPPWETGKQSSVSFKFRTKEPNGIIILATGSKQPRAKNPALIAIELLNGHIYIHLDLGSGASKVRASRRRVDDGDWHDLILRRNGRDAKVSVDGVWNDFRTPGDGTVLELDGHMYIGGVGPAYNSIAWPAAIWTATLRQGFVGCLRDLVLSGKAIDIAAFARVQDSASVKPSCHVQGNVCTGNPCLNGGSCLEGWNRPICDCSATLYGGPICGRELATLAFNGSQHMTIWLANGQGTKTQTEELVLRFKTSRPAGLLLLTSAESNSPDRLEIALVAGRIRASVRLSDREKNLLAGQSVLNDNNWHTIRFSRRASNLRLQVDGAPPVRGMLSETILGRHSTMEIRSIHLGGLFHAEEEIQMTSTMPNFVGQMQGLIFNGQRYLDIVKSLGPELSALPSATFKLTARFVNSPPGQPYHAATFRSKHSYVGLAMLKAYTSVSIDFRFKTVEPNGLLVFNGGRRNDFVAVELVNGHIHYTFDLGDGPVTMRDKSRIHMNDNRWHQVSIRRPGPKTHTLTVDDSFEIISLTGNNMHLELAGILYIGGVFKDMYSKLPGSISSRSGFEGCLASLDLGDTSPSLTNDAVVPSSLVVTGCEGPTKCSQNACANRGICVQQWNAYACECDMTSYTGPTCYDESIAYEFGNNKGMVQYTFPESAQVDTENDNIALGFITTKPDAVLLRIESATTQDYMELEIVEGNIFMVYNIGSVDLPLGEIGTKVNDNAYHVVRFSRKGGNATLQLDDYNVQALNPQSHHSTVFNTMSNIQVGGKFSRNGRTRIERPFAGVIAGLSVNKLRILDLAVERDPHITIRGDVQLTLNSTRQTPASGYPGAIDDLIFSGAGSGCRGDDEDECTPPFESGSGDDLITPVYVPPTKQTTTAGQQGSNASVDRSSSNNSNSSNNNGTERACDDEDCVHGSGDYGETTEQFTSTSTAKGAESNNELVTGSTTGRSELTTEQQQHSSSSSSSSSSLGSSSTSNYMTTMSSAAGSSSTYSSSSSSPTSIVVSTQRSSSSTSTTTTSSTTTTTTTSTTTPTPEIRTTATERDVYIAIGGGIGSDDRDHERMQLPEEHLPPMPPPLPPQPDPPPYGPYGSNTYNSNMNNYRPKGKGRVNTIEEERTAMIIGIVAGILIAVILVILLVLWLKSNGDRGYKTESEKAAAYGSHNPNAALLGNTSTNGSYHQQRQHHQAAGQHHPQQQQQQQQQQQHHNNGVGGGMMSSGSGSLGYGSDGRPQMAGLVQPKAKKRDSKDVKEWYV; this is encoded by the exons ATGACAGCGCATATCATACTATCGTGCGTTAATAAAATGGACAACGTTGACAAGCTGCTGTCCCAATCAATGCCATGCCAGTTGGCCGGGCCCATTGAGCGGTCCGCGAAGCTCAACGATAACGCCAACGCCACTGGCAATGCCCATCTCAGCTCCTGTACCAGCGCCATTTCCTCCAACTTGCTGTACAACAAGGCGCGTCGACGTCGAAGAActaaaactgctgctgctgatgaggaAAGCACAGCACATGCGTCGCAACGAAGTCCACTTATAGTGGAGCATCGGCGCTCGTATCGCGTGCTCATAGTCACGGCTCTGTTGGTCAGTCTGGTAGCCAGCTTTATAACGATTAGCGCTGGCTTCCAGCTGGATGGATCGCAGAACTCCTTCTATACCTTTCGCAAATGGTACACTGGCCTAAATGGCacgctggagctggagtttAAGACAGAGCAGCCAAATGGTCTCGTGCTCTATACCGACGATGGCGGCACCTATGACTTCTTTGAGCTCAAGCTGGTAGAGGGTGCGTTGCGCTTGCGCTATAATCTAGGCGGAGGTGCGCAGATAATTACCGTGGGAAGGGAACTGCACGATGGGCACTGGCACAAGGTGCAAGTGATACGTAATGATGAGCAGACCTCGCTGATTGTCGACGGCGTCTCCCAGCAGCGCTCTACCAAAGGCAAAGAGTTCCAGTTCGGCAAGTTTGCCAGCAACTCGGATGTCTACGTGGGTGGCATGCCCAACTGGTACAGCAGCAAGCTGGCGCTACTCGCTCTGCCCAGCGTCATCTTTGAGCCACGCTTTCGTGGCGCCATACGCAATCTTGTCTATGCGGATCAGCCCGGCGGAGTGACCAGACGGCAGGAGATGAAACAGCCACGTGACATAAAGTGCGGCGATGCGCCCTGCGATCACGGCGAGATGCCTGCTCGTGAAAGGGGCTTGCGG GGCGTTCGTGGGAATACAACGGATGCATGCGAGCGCAACGATCCCTGCCAGCACGGCGGCATATGCATATCCACGGATTCCGGTCCAATTTGCGAGTGTCGTAATCTCGAGTACGATGGCCAGTATTGTGAGAAGGAGAAGGCGCCATCTGAAGCAACGTTCCGTGGTACACAGTTCCTCTCGTACGATTTGGGCCAGACGGGTGCAGAGCCCATTGTTAGTGCCCAGGATGCTATATCCTTTTACTTTCGCACGCGTCAGCCCAACGGGCTGCTCTTCTACACTGGACATGGTACGGATTATCTTAACTTGGCGCTGCGCGATGGCGGTGTCTCGTTGACTATGGGTCTGGCGAATGGCAAGCAGGAGATGCATATTAAGCCCTCCAAGGTGCGCTTTGATGATCATCAATGGCACAAGGTGACGGTGCATCGGCGCATACAAGAGATCTCCTCCATCACCAGCTTCTGTCGG CTGGTTACTGTGGTGGATGATGTGTACACGGATCATTCTCACATTGCGGGAAAGTTCACTATGCTATCCTCTTCGCGCGTATATGTGGGTGGCGCCGTAAATCCTCGAGCGCTGCTTGGCGCACGTGTTCACAACAATTTTGTGGGCTGTTTACGCAAAGTAGAGTTCTCGGCAGATACGCTCAATCTGAATCTCATTGATTTGGCCAAAAGCGGTTCCAAGCTCATACAAGTGGCTGGCAATGTGGAGTATCAGTGCCCCAGCGGCGACCCCCAAGATCCGGTTACTTTCACGACGCGTGAATCTCACTTG GTGCTGCCTCCTTGGGAGACTGGCAAGCAAAGCTCTGTAAGCTTCAAGTTTCGCACTAAGGAACCCAATGGAATTATCATCCTAGCCACAGGCTCCAAGCAACCGCGTGCTAAAAAT CCCGCTTTGATTGCCATTGAGCTGCTTAATGGTCACATCTATATACATCTGGACTTGGGCTCAGGAGCTTCTAAGGTGCGCGCTTCCCGGCGACGCGTGGATGATGGCGACTGGCATGATCTTATACTGCGGCGCAATGGACGCGATGCCAAGGTGAGTGTCGATGGTGTCTGGAATGATTTTCGAACGCCTGGCGATGGGACTGTGCTCGAACTGGACGGTCATATGTACATAGGGGGCGTGGGGCCCGCCTACAACAGTATTGCCTGGCCGGCGGCCATTTGGACAGCAACATTGCGTCAGGGATTCGTGGGCTGTTTGCGTGACCTCGTACTCAGCGGCAAGGCAATCGATATAGCAGCCTTTGCACGCGTGCAGGACTCGG CCTCGGTGAAGCCCTCATGCCATGTGCAGGGCAACGTATGCACCGGCAATCCTTGCCTCAACGGCGGCAGCTGCCTGGAGGGCTGGAATCGACCCATTTGCGACTGCTCGGCCACACTCTATGGCGGACCCATTTGTGGACGTGAACTGGCCACGTTGGCCTTCAATGGCAGCCAGCACATGACTATTTGGCTGGCCAATGGACAAGGCACCAAGACACAAACCGAGGAGCTGGTGCTGCGCTTCAAGACCTCACGTCCCGCCGGACTGCTACTGCTTACAAGCGCCGAATCGAATTCACCGGATCGCCTAGAAATAGCTTTGGTTGCGGGACGCATACGGGCCAGTGTGCGGCTCAGCGATCGGGAGAAG AATCTGCTCGCTGGGCAATCAGTGTTGAACGATAATAACTGGCATACCATACGCTTCTCACGCAGAGCTTCAAATCTGCGCCTACAAGTTGACGGGGCTCCCCCCGTCAGGGgtatgttat CTGAGACAATACTTGGACGCCATAGCACTATGGAGATACGCTCCATACACTTGGGTGGTCTCTTCCACGCAGAGGAGGAAATACAAATGACATCCACCATGCCGAACTTTGTGGGACAAATGCAGGGACTCATATTCAATGGCCAGCG CTACTTGGACATAGTTAAGTCTTTGGGTCCTGAACTGTCAGCCTTGCCCAGTGCTACTTTTAAGCTAACAGCACGCTTTGTCAACTCCCCGCCAGGACAGCCATATCATGCAGCAACCTTCCGCTCCAAGCACTCCTATGTGGGCCTGGCCATGCTCAAAGCTTACACCAGCGTCTCCATAGATTTCAGATTCAAGACAGTGGAACCCAACGGACTGCTTGTATTCAATGGCGGGCGTCGCAACGATTTTGTAGCTGTGGAGTTGGTTAATGGGCACATACACTACACTTTTGATTTGGGCGATGGACCAGTCACCATGCGGGATAAGTCACGCATACATATGAACGACAATCGCTGGCATCAGGTTAGCATACGCAGGCCCGGACCCAAGACGCATACGCTGACGGTGGACGACTCCTTTGAGATTATATCGCTGACGGGCAACAATATGCATCTGGAGTTGGCGGGCATACTCTATATAGGTGGCGTCTTCAAGGACATGTACTCCAAGCTGCCGGGCTCAATATCCTCGCGTTCTGGCTTTGAAGGCTGTCTGGCCTCGCTTGATCTGGGCGATACGTCGCCTTCGCTTACCAACGATGCCGTTGTGCCCAGTTCGCTGGTGGTCACCGGCTGTGAGGGACCGACCAAGTGCAGTCAGAATGCTTGCGCCAATCGTGGCATCTGTGTGCAGCAGTGGAATGCCTATGCCTGTGAATGCGACATGACATCCTATACTGGTCCCACCTGCTATGATG AGTCCATTGCCTACGagtttggcaacaacaaggGCATGGTCCAGTACACATTCCCAGAGAGCGCTCAGGTGGATACGGAAAATGATAATATTGCCCTGGGCTTTATTACCACCAAACCGGATGCAGTGCTGCTGCGGATTGAGAGCGCCACCACTCAAGACTACATGGAGCTGGAGATAGTTGAGGGCAATATCTTTATGGTCTACAACATTGGCAGCGTGGATCTACCGCTGGGCGAAATCGGCACCAAGGTCAATGACAATGCCTATCATGTGGTGCGCTTCTCACGCAAAGGTGGTAACGCCACACTCCAACTGGATGACTATAATGTTCAGGCGCTTAATCCGCAAT CGCATCACTCGACCGTGTTTAACACCATGTCGAACATTCAAGTGGGCGGTAAATTTAGTCGCAACGGTCGCACTAGAATCGAACGTCCATTTGCCGGCGTCATTGCCGGTTTGTCGGTGAACAAATTGCGCATCTTGGACCTGGCCGTTGAGCGTGATCCTCATATCACCATACGTGGAGATGTTCAATTG ACTTTGAATTCTACTCGACAGACGCCGGCAAGTGGCTATCCAGGTGCCATAGATGATTTGATATTCTCCGGTGCTGGTTCCGGTTGTCGCGGCGATGATGAGGACGAATGCACACCACCCTTCGAATCGGGCAGTGGCGATGATCTCATAACGCCTGTCTATGTGCCGCCCACCAAACAGACTACAACCGCCGGGCAGCAGGGCAGCAATGCGAGCGTtgatcgcagcagcagcaacaacagcaactcaagCAATAACAATGGAACTGAACGTGCCTGCGATGATGAGGACTGTGTGCATGGCTCTGGGGATTATGGCGAGACCACAGAGCAATTCACATCGACTAGCACGGCCAAGGGTGCAG AGTCCAATAATGAGCTGGTTACCGGCTCCACTACAGGACGCAGCGAACTCACcacggagcagcagcaacacagcagcagcagcagtagcagcagcagcagtttaggcagcagcagcaccagcaactaTATGACCACCATGTCCAGCgctgccggcagcagcagcacctacagcagcagcagcagcagtcccaCAAGCATCGTTGTGTCgacgcagcgcagcagcagcagcaccagcacaacaacaaccagcagcacaactacaaccaccaccaccagtaCTACAACGCCCACGCCCGAAATTCGCACTACGGCCACAGAGCGTGATGTTTACATCGCCATAGGTGGTGGGATTGGCTCGGATGATCGCGATCATGAGCGAATGCAGCTGCCGGAGGAGCACTTGCCACCTATGCCACCCCCGTTGCCGCCACAGCCAGATCCACCACCATATGGTCCATATGGCAGCAACacttacaacagcaacatgaatAATTATCGTCCCAAGGGCAAAGGACGCGTCAACACCATTGAGGAGGAGCGCACTGCCATGATCATTGGCATTGTGGCTGGCATACTTATAGCAGTTATACTGGTTATACTGCTGGTGTTGTGGCTCAAGTCGAACGGCGATCGCGGCTATAAAACAGAGAGCGAAAAGGCCGCCGCTTATGGCTCCCACAATCCCAATGCAGCGTTGCTGGGCAACACCAGCACCAATGGCTCCTATCATCAGCAGCGACAACACCATCAGGCAGCGGGACAGCATcatccacagcagcagcagcagcagcagcaacaacagcaacatcacaATAATGGCGTGGGGGGTGGCATGATGTCAAGCGGCAGCGGCTCCTTGGGCTATGGCAGCGATGGACGACCTCAGATGGCGGGTCTAGTGCAGCCAAAGGCCAAGAAACGCGACTCCAAGGATGTCAAGGAGTGGTATGTGTAA